TGGCCATCGAGCTCACCCAACGCTTTGGCGTGGAAGTGCTGTTCCGTGCCTGCGATCTCAGCCAGCCTCTGCGCCTGTCGGGCTTCGTCCTCGAGCTGGAGGAAGGCGAGCGGCGCATCGACCTGCTGGTGAATTGTGCGGGGCAGCGAACCTACGGGCCGTTCCTGGCCCATGAATGGGCCGATGAGCAGGACCTGTTGGAGGTCAATATCCTCGCCCTGAGCCGCCTGTGCCACGCCATCGGCAACCTGATGGCGATCCAGGGCGGCGGGCAGATCCTCAACGTCGCGGGGCTGGCCGGAGTCGCACCGGGCCCGTGGATGGCCGCCTACGCGGCGAGCAAGGCCTATGTGCTGAGTTTTTCCGAGGCCCTGCGCGAGGAACTGGGGCGCACCGGGATCAAGGTCTCGGTGCTGTGCCCGGGGCCGGTGCGCTCGG
This window of the Pseudomonas mosselii genome carries:
- a CDS encoding SDR family NAD(P)-dependent oxidoreductase, coding for MTRYAMITGASSGLGLALAEALARRGRNLILVARQRETLEPVAIELTQRFGVEVLFRACDLSQPLRLSGFVLELEEGERRIDLLVNCAGQRTYGPFLAHEWADEQDLLEVNILALSRLCHAIGNLMAIQGGGQILNVAGLAGVAPGPWMAAYAASKAYVLSFSEALREELGRTGIKVSVLCPGPVRSARRRIPRLDGNSRCLSPEEIALDTVRALDRNRALILPGRRNRWLAFVPRLLPRWLTRKLAGLIHRRYCPIGME